In Helianthus annuus cultivar XRQ/B chromosome 9, HanXRQr2.0-SUNRISE, whole genome shotgun sequence, the following are encoded in one genomic region:
- the LOC110876189 gene encoding uncharacterized protein LOC110876189 gives MTTRSRSDSEKSNLEKTVEDHGVTLLKVDAFMQKSEQTFANMNANVQAILAKLNGESISKTVNNTGFNLNNGNRNERLHRIGKIDFPKFDGSEVDDWVYRCEHFFNVDETPENFKTKPVPISQITWKEYSEAIVSRFSSVLFEDAMDTLTSLSQTGSLEDFCGQFDACLLKVTIPESYVVSIFLKAIKPEIGGLVRMFQPKTMKEAFYLAKIQNTTNTLVASSRYNSSSHSSANKNAPPATKKLQNTKQISSKEIEAKRARGECFWCPLGHKCPNKQIFVLEVIGIDEDSDKLEVVEHIEPHDWPDPHISIHALTGMQAFSTMKVLGTIGNIQLRILIDSGSTHNFLSERLAKKLKCHFKSIDKMTVGVANGTEINCTNYCPNFQWYMQNLWFTTDVLWLLTLGSIIWNFVDMTMQFSIGNTQCKLKGVDSNEMTLCSVSSMNNLLGQEKKVIEAYLFSMQLQSAESEFQHGTKVLNVIGSKDLQALLTEYENVFQVPFALPPKREFDHRILLKDEAKVVNLKPYRYQSTQKDVIEQLTKELVETGVVRDSSSPFVAPVVLVKKKKDGSWRFCIDYRKLNEATIKNSYPIPLVEELFEELGRAVVFSKVDIRAGYHQIRMHEDDIQKTAFRTHEGLFEFVVMPFGLTNAPATFQALMNHSFKEFMRKFVLVFFDDILVYSDSLDLHLIHLRQVLEILRSQQLYAKKSKCIFGGSSVEYLGHIISNKGVSTDPKKLEAIREWPVPSNVKQLRGFLGLTGYYRRFIKSYGSLAKPLTDLLKKDSFVWSENAELAFNRLKEVLSSPPVLALPDFTKPFIIETDASGKGIGAVLMQQGHPIAFISKTLST, from the exons ATGACAACTCGCAGCCGTTCTGATTCGGAAAAATCCAATTTGGAAAAGACAGTGGAAGATCATGGTGTTACTCTGTTGAAGGTTGATGCGTTTATGCAAAAGTCTGAGCAAACTTTTGCAAACATGAATGCCAATGTTCAAGCGATTTTGGCAAAATTGAATGGAGAATCAATCAGTAAAACAGTCAATAATACAGGGTTTAATCTGAATAATGGCAATAGAAATGAAAGATTACACAGAATTGGAAAGATTGATTTCCCAAAGTTTGATGGAAGTGAAGTTGATGATTGGGTTTATAGATGTGAACACTTCTTCAATGTAGACGAGACTCCAGAGAATTTCAAG ACCAAACCGGTGCCAATTTCACAAATAACCTGGAAAGAGTATTCAGAAGCCATTGTTTCTCGATTTTCATCAGTTCTGTTTGAAGATGCTATGGATACACTTACTTCTCTGTCACAGACAGGATCCTTAGAAGACTTTTGTGGCCAATTTGATGCTTGTCTTCTTAAGGTGACAATACCGGAATCATATGTTGTTAGCATCTTCTTAAAGGCGATTAAACCGGAGATTGGTGGACTAGTGAGAATGTTCCAACCAAAAACTATGAAGGAAGCGTTTTATCTAGCAAAAATTCAGAACACAACGAATACATTAGTGGCTAGCAGCAGGTATAATTCTAGTAGTCATTCTAGTGCTAATAAGAATG CCCCACCTGCTACTAAGAAACTGCAGAACACTAAACAAATATCTAGTAAAGAAATTGAAGCAAAGAGAGCTAGGGGAGAATGCTTTTGGTGTCCACTTGGACACAAGTGTCCCAATAAACAGATATTTGTTTTGGAGGTAATTGGTATAGATGAGGATAGTGATAAGTTGGAAGTGGTAGAACATATTGAACCTCATGATTGGCCTGATCCTCATATATCGATACATGCATTAACTGGAATGCAAGCCTTTTCTACGATGAAAGTTCTGGGTACAATAGGTAATATACAACTTAGGATATTGATTGATTCGGGTTCAACCCATAATTTCTTGAGTGAAAGATTGGCAAAGAAGTTGAAGTGTCATTTTAAGTCAATTGATAAAATGACAGTGGGGGTGGCTAATGGAACTGAGATTAATTGTACAAACTATTGTCCTAATTTTCAGTGGTATATGCAAAATTTATGGTTCACAACTGATGTTTTG TGGTTGTTAACCTTGGGGTCCATTATATGGAATTTTGTGGATATGACAATGCAATTCAGCATTGGTAATACTCAGTGTAAACTCAAAGGGGTTGACAGCAATGAAATGACTTTGTGTTCCGTAAGTTCTATGAACAATTTGTTGggtcaagaaaagaaagttataGAGGCTTATTTGTTCAGTATGCAGCTGCAATCAGCTGAGAGTGAGTTCCAACATGGGACCAAGGTCTTAAATGTGATAGGAAGTAAAGATTTGCAAGCATTATTAACTGAGTATGAAAATGTCTTTCAAGTTCCTTTTGCCTTGCCACCAAAAAGGGAGTTTGACCATAGAATTTTATTGAAGGATGAAGCTAAAGTGGTGAATTTGAAGCCTTATAGATATCAGTCCACTCAAAAGGATGTTATAGAACAGTTAACTAAGGAATTGGTAGAGACTGGTGTGGTGAGGGACAGTTCTAGTCCATTTGTTGCACCAGTGgttttggttaaaaaaaaaaaagacgggTCTTGGAGATTCTGTATTGACTACAGGAAGCTCAATGAGGCGACTATAAAGAATAGCTATCCAATTCCACTAGTTGAGGAGCTGTTTGAGGAATTGGGAAGAGCAGTGGTTTTTTCTAAAGTGGACATAAGGGCAGGATATCATCAGATTCGGATGCATGAGGATGACATTCAAAAGACTGCATTCCGAACTCATGAAGGCTTGTTTGAGTTTGTAGTAATGCCTTTTGGGCTTACAAATGCCCCGGCCACATTCCAAGCTTTGATGAATCATTCTTTCAAGGAATTTATGAGAAAGTTTGTTCTAGTCTTTTTTGATGACATCTTGGTTTATAGTGACTCACTGGATTTACACTTAATTCATCTCAGACAAGTTTTGGAAATTCTTAGAAGTCAACAATTGTATGCAAAAAAATCTAAGTGTATATTTGGAGGTTCATCAGTGGAATATTTGGGCCATATCATATCGAATAAAGGGGTCTCAACTGATCCTAAGAAGCTGGAAGCTATAAGAGAGTGGCCTGTTCCGTCCAATGTGAAACAGTTAAGAGGTTTTCTGGGCTTAactggatactacaggagattcataaAATCATACGGGTCACTTGCTAAACCTCTCACTGATCTTTTAAAGAAAGATTCGTTTGTGTGGAGTGAAAATGCTGAGTTAGCTTTTAATCGATTGAAAGAAGTGTTGAGCAGTCCTCCTGTCTTAGCTTTACCTGATTTTACAAAGCCCTTCATTATAGAGACGGATGCTTCAGGGAAGGGAATTGGGGCAGTTTTAATGCAGCAAGGGCATCCTATTGCATTTATTAGTAAGACATTATCAACATAA
- the LOC110878356 gene encoding F-box protein SKIP24 gives MSLPDELWRWILELGVNTSCLTYKDLCCISMSCRRLNRLSKEDVLWSKLLSFDFPAHVSSSTDRQSPKSIYQIRFEKDKVKKLLAERRAVLRIESRIHEHTRKLHEIEGRLVDENEKLKAAIDELKGLRRVKEASTALKVWQPEIIHSRQKQIVENCSVPVGFRINALEMEIKLCKQHISGFLRARKDENNRLEAAKERLSKVKYHPLQSFGLDDESRNSRKSTGKNLKRVKHV, from the coding sequence ATGTCATTACCAGATGAATTATGGAGGTGGATATTGGAGTTAGGAGTCAACACCTCATGTTTGACCTACAAAGATCTATGCTGCATTTCCATGAGTTGCAGACGCCTCAATCGTCTATCGAAAGAAGACGTTTTATGGTCAAAGTTACTATCCTTTGACTTCCCTGCACACGTGTCTTCTTCCACCGACCGCCAGTCTCCTAAATCAATCTACCAAATCAGATTCGAGAAGGATAAAGTTAAGAAGCTGTTGGCAGAACGCAGAGCCGTGCTTAGAATAGAGTCTCGGATACATGAACACACAAGAAAGTTGCATGAGATTGAAGGTCGGTTAGTAGATGAAAACGAGAAGTTAAAAGCGGCGATTGATGAATTAAAAGGGTTGAGAAGAGTGAAGGAAGCTTCGACTGCGTTGAAGGTGTGGCAGCCGGAGATTATTCATAGTAGACAAAAGCAGATTGTGGAGAACTGTAGTGTGCCGGTTGGTTTCAGGATTAACGCGTTGGAGATGGAGATTAAGCTTTGTAAGCAGCACATTTCGGGGTTTCTTAGAGCCCGGAAAGATGAGAATAATAGGCTTGAAGCAGCAAAGGAGCGGTTGTCGAAGGTTAAATATCATCCGCTGCAAAGTTTTGGTCTTGATGATGAATCGAGAAACAGTAGAAAGAGTACAGGGAAGAACTTGAAAAGAGTGAAACATGTGTGA